A genomic window from Tolypothrix sp. PCC 7910 includes:
- the fxsT gene encoding FxSxx-COOH system tetratricopeptide repeat protein, with amino-acid sequence MEFVGRGEELQTLRQMLQQNQQVAIAAIAGMGGVGKTELALQYALEYRDNYQGGICWLLPKSGDIGVQIVQFARTQLDLNPPTDVDLPAQVQFCWRRWREGEVLLVLDDVADYQEVKPYFVSLSSRFKILITTRQHWGGRAELSLDVLQPEAALELLKSIIGVERFERENQRHPQVALQLCEWLGYLPLGLELVGRYLAQKPDLSFAEMQRRLEKKRLEQPALNKPEADMTAKRGVLAAFELSWQELEENDQQLGCLLSLFAAAPIPWVLVEYCLLEEDEEDLEEIRDDKLLNLHLLQHKGEGMYQLHPLLREFFKYKLTALDKAEEFKHSVCGVMVAVAENLPQTPTLEQINDFTPAIPHIAEVANNLIQYVSDDDLISPFFGNAKFYSGQGLYNQAVTWCEQCLKVTKNLLGESHPDIATSLNNLAELYRSQGRYSEAEPLYVQALELTQRSLGELHPSFATSLNNLALLYLSQGRYSEAEPLYVQALELMRRSLGESHPFVATSLNNLALLYLSQGRYSEAEPLYVQALELMRRSLGESHPSFATSLNNLAELYRFQGRYSEAEPLYVQALELMRRSLGESHPLVANSLNNLAELYRSQGRYSEAEPLYMQALELTRRSLGELHPSFATSLNNLALLYKSQGRYSEAEPLSVQVLELTRRSLGETHPSFATSLNNLAELYRSQGRYSKAEPLYVQALSLRRRSLGELHPSFANSLNNLAQLYKSQGRYSEAEPLSVQALSLRRRSLGESHPDVANSLNNLAGLYDSQGRYSEAEPLSVQALSLRRRSLGESHPDVANSLNNLAQLYKSQGRYSEAEPLSVQALSLRRRSLGESHPDVANSLNNLAQLYRSQGRYSEAEPLYVQALELTRCSLGESHPDVATSLNNLAQLYRSQGRYSEAEPLYVQALDICERSLGVGHPSTIIVRSNYAIFLKQAYL; translated from the coding sequence GTGGAATTTGTTGGGCGTGGGGAAGAATTGCAAACACTCCGGCAAATGTTGCAGCAGAATCAACAAGTAGCCATTGCTGCTATCGCGGGGATGGGTGGAGTTGGCAAAACAGAACTGGCGTTGCAATATGCCCTTGAGTACCGCGACAATTATCAAGGTGGAATTTGCTGGTTGTTGCCCAAATCTGGGGATATTGGGGTGCAAATTGTCCAGTTTGCGAGGACGCAGCTAGATTTAAACCCGCCAACAGATGTAGATTTACCCGCGCAAGTACAATTTTGCTGGCGGCGTTGGCGTGAGGGTGAAGTGCTGCTGGTGTTGGATGATGTTGCTGATTACCAAGAAGTTAAACCTTACTTTGTGTCGCTATCTTCTCGGTTCAAAATCCTGATTACTACTCGCCAGCACTGGGGAGGCAGAGCAGAATTATCCTTAGATGTGCTGCAACCAGAGGCGGCGCTGGAATTATTAAAGTCAATTATTGGGGTAGAAAGGTTTGAGCGGGAAAATCAACGCCACCCCCAAGTAGCATTACAGTTATGTGAGTGGCTGGGATATTTGCCCTTGGGTTTAGAGTTGGTGGGGCGGTATCTGGCGCAGAAACCAGATTTATCATTTGCAGAAATGCAGCGACGGTTGGAGAAAAAGCGACTAGAACAACCTGCGCTTAATAAACCAGAAGCCGACATGACAGCAAAACGGGGTGTGTTAGCAGCCTTTGAGTTGAGTTGGCAGGAATTAGAAGAAAATGATCAACAACTGGGCTGCTTATTGAGTTTATTTGCAGCCGCACCAATACCTTGGGTGTTGGTGGAATATTGTTTACTAGAGGAAGACGAGGAAGATTTAGAAGAAATTAGAGATGATAAATTGCTGAATCTGCATTTACTCCAGCACAAAGGTGAGGGAATGTATCAACTACATCCCCTGCTGCGGGAGTTTTTTAAATATAAGCTGACAGCTTTAGATAAAGCAGAGGAATTTAAGCATTCTGTTTGCGGGGTAATGGTAGCAGTTGCTGAAAATCTTCCTCAAACCCCTACCCTTGAGCAAATTAATGATTTCACCCCCGCTATACCTCATATAGCTGAAGTCGCAAACAATCTCATTCAATATGTCAGTGATGATGATTTAATTTCGCCTTTCTTCGGTAATGCTAAATTTTACAGTGGTCAGGGATTGTATAACCAGGCTGTAACTTGGTGTGAGCAGTGTCTAAAAGTTACCAAAAACCTCCTAGGGGAATCACATCCAGATATTGCTACTAGCCTCAACAATCTGGCGGAACTCTATCGTTCCCAAGGTAGATACAGCGAAGCCGAACCTTTGTATGTGCAAGCTTTAGAACTAACGCAACGAAGCTTGGGGGAATTACATCCATCTTTTGCTACTAGCCTCAACAATCTGGCGCTACTCTATCTTTCCCAAGGCAGATACAGCGAAGCCGAACCTTTGTATGTGCAAGCTTTAGAACTAATGCGACGAAGCTTAGGGGAATCACATCCATTTGTTGCTACTAGCCTCAACAATCTGGCGCTACTCTATCTTTCCCAAGGTAGATACAGCGAAGCCGAACCTTTGTACGTGCAAGCTTTAGAACTAATGCGACGAAGCTTAGGGGAATCACATCCATCTTTTGCTACTAGCCTCAACAATCTGGCGGAACTCTATCGTTTCCAAGGTAGATACAGCGAAGCCGAACCTTTGTACGTGCAAGCTTTAGAACTAATGCGACGCAGCTTGGGGGAATCACATCCACTTGTTGCTAATAGCCTCAACAATCTGGCGGAACTCTATCGTTCCCAAGGTAGATACAGCGAAGCCGAACCTTTGTATATGCAAGCTTTAGAACTAACGCGACGCAGCTTGGGGGAATTACATCCATCTTTTGCTACTAGCCTCAACAATCTGGCGCTACTCTACAAATCCCAAGGTAGATACAGCGAAGCCGAACCTTTGTCTGTGCAAGTTTTAGAACTAACGCGACGTAGCTTGGGGGAAACACATCCATCTTTTGCTACTAGCCTCAACAATCTGGCGGAACTCTACCGTTCCCAAGGAAGATACAGCAAAGCTGAACCTTTGTATGTGCAAGCTTTATCACTCAGGCGACGCAGCTTGGGGGAATTACATCCATCTTTTGCTAATAGCCTCAACAATCTGGCGCAACTCTACAAATCCCAAGGAAGATACAGCGAAGCCGAACCTTTGTCTGTGCAAGCTTTATCACTCAGGCGACGCAGCTTGGGGGAATCACATCCAGATGTTGCTAATAGCCTCAACAATCTGGCGGGACTCTACGATTCCCAAGGAAGATACAGCGAAGCCGAACCTTTGTCTGTGCAAGCTTTATCACTCAGGCGACGCAGCTTGGGGGAATCACATCCAGATGTTGCTAATAGCCTCAACAATCTGGCGCAACTCTACAAATCCCAAGGAAGATACAGCGAAGCCGAACCTTTGTCTGTGCAAGCTTTATCACTCAGGCGACGCAGCTTGGGGGAATCACATCCAGATGTTGCTAATAGCCTCAACAATCTGGCGCAACTCTATCGTTCCCAAGGAAGATACAGCGAAGCTGAACCTTTGTATGTGCAAGCTTTAGAACTAACGCGATGCAGCTTGGGGGAATCACATCCAGATGTTGCTACTAGCCTCAACAATCTGGCGCAACTCTATCGTTCCCAAGGAAGATACAGCGAAGCTGAACCTTTGTATGTGCAAGCTTTGGATATTTGTGAGCGTAGTTTAGGGGTAGGTCATCCTTCAACAATAATAGTACGAAGCAATTATGCTATTTTCTTAAAGCAAGCATATCTTTAA
- a CDS encoding chloride channel protein, producing the protein MLPNKPPAGNQTQRWTLSQLFGLARRNPLMISRWVLCWAAVGTASGIFAGLYWNVLELIVHKLQRFEGLSLLLVMPLCGLLVGLVIHFLGNPGEIAVIVDNIHFRGGRLDSRKNPSMILASLVSISAGGSAGPEAPLVQVTGSFGTWVADRLKLQGEDLRSMSLAAMAAGFTALFGSPLGGAMFALEILHHQHIVEYYEALMPAIVASCASYLVFAAITHLGIAPTWNFPQYNLANIDDFALAIAFGILGAVAGWIFMAIFRVCDRAFSRIPGPIYFRTTLAGLGLGALAVVLPLTRYFGHEELESVVNTNLPAMFLLILALGKMAAISMTVTGGWRGGFIIPLFFTGACIGKAVALLIPGVHPALAMICTMAAINAAVTRTPISTTLLLSKLTNFSPFTPILFASLMGFFLAPKVPLIASQLKHQTEVAN; encoded by the coding sequence GTGCTACCAAATAAGCCCCCAGCGGGGAATCAAACTCAACGTTGGACATTGTCTCAACTTTTTGGCTTGGCGAGGCGCAATCCGCTAATGATTTCTAGGTGGGTTCTCTGTTGGGCTGCTGTGGGGACTGCAAGTGGTATATTTGCTGGTTTGTATTGGAATGTTCTAGAACTAATTGTTCACAAACTCCAACGCTTTGAGGGTTTGAGTCTGCTGCTAGTAATGCCACTATGTGGTTTATTAGTCGGCTTGGTGATTCATTTTCTGGGAAATCCCGGCGAAATTGCAGTAATTGTTGATAATATCCACTTCCGCGGTGGAAGGCTGGATAGTCGCAAAAATCCCTCAATGATTCTCGCTTCCTTAGTTAGTATCTCAGCTGGTGGGAGTGCTGGGCCAGAAGCGCCTCTAGTGCAAGTAACTGGTTCTTTTGGTACTTGGGTAGCCGATCGCCTTAAACTTCAAGGAGAAGACTTGAGATCCATGAGTTTAGCAGCAATGGCGGCTGGCTTTACTGCTTTGTTTGGTTCTCCTTTGGGTGGTGCAATGTTCGCCCTAGAGATTTTGCACCATCAGCATATTGTGGAATATTACGAAGCTTTGATGCCAGCGATTGTTGCGAGTTGTGCTAGCTACTTGGTATTTGCCGCAATTACACATTTAGGAATTGCGCCTACCTGGAATTTCCCTCAATACAACTTAGCCAACATAGATGATTTTGCTTTAGCGATCGCCTTTGGTATTTTAGGCGCAGTTGCGGGATGGATTTTTATGGCGATTTTTCGTGTTTGCGATCGCGCCTTTTCCCGTATTCCTGGCCCTATCTATTTCCGTACCACGCTAGCAGGTTTAGGATTAGGCGCTTTAGCGGTTGTCTTACCGCTTACCCGTTATTTTGGCCATGAAGAATTAGAATCTGTTGTCAATACTAATCTTCCGGCGATGTTTTTGTTGATATTAGCCTTGGGTAAAATGGCTGCCATCAGCATGACAGTTACAGGTGGTTGGCGGGGTGGATTTATCATCCCCTTATTTTTTACTGGCGCTTGTATAGGTAAAGCAGTAGCACTCTTAATCCCCGGAGTTCATCCTGCTTTAGCAATGATTTGTACAATGGCGGCGATTAATGCAGCAGTGACACGCACACCTATCAGCACAACTTTGCTGCTATCAAAACTCACTAACTTTAGTCCCTTTACACCTATACTCTTTGCCAGTTTAATGGGATTTTTCCTCGCTCCAAAAGTTCCCTTGATTGCATCTCAACTCAAGCATCAAACAGAGGTAGCTAATTAA
- a CDS encoding basic amino acid ABC transporter substrate-binding protein, translating to MATDPTFVPFEMKNANGDLEGFDIDLMNAIAQVVGLQIQWESLPFDGMISTLQAKRVDAAINGITITAERLKTIDFSRPYFKAGLAIAVRENNQNIKDLNSLKGKKIGVQIGSTGADFAKTISNAKISTYNSGPDFFQDLLNGNVDAVVGDAFATLYAIKNGNLKGIKVVTNLLTEEYYGIATPKNSPYLATINQGIGILLSNGTYQQIYQKWFNIKPLQLPEKVY from the coding sequence GTGGCTACAGACCCTACATTTGTACCCTTTGAGATGAAAAATGCTAATGGGGATTTAGAAGGGTTTGACATTGATTTGATGAATGCGATCGCACAGGTAGTCGGTTTACAAATTCAATGGGAAAGCCTACCTTTTGATGGTATGATATCCACTTTGCAAGCCAAAAGAGTAGATGCAGCTATTAACGGTATTACAATTACTGCGGAACGCTTGAAAACTATTGACTTTTCCCGACCTTATTTTAAAGCTGGGTTAGCGATCGCAGTTCGAGAAAACAACCAAAATATCAAAGATTTAAATAGCCTCAAAGGTAAAAAGATTGGTGTACAAATTGGCTCAACGGGTGCAGATTTTGCTAAAACAATCTCTAATGCCAAAATTAGTACATATAACTCCGGCCCTGATTTCTTTCAAGACTTGCTCAATGGTAATGTTGATGCGGTAGTTGGCGATGCCTTTGCTACTTTATATGCAATTAAAAATGGTAATCTCAAAGGTATTAAAGTAGTTACCAATTTACTCACAGAGGAATACTACGGGATTGCTACACCTAAAAATTCTCCTTATTTAGCAACAATTAATCAAGGTATAGGTATTTTGCTATCTAATGGCACTTATCAGCAAATTTATCAAAAATGGTTTAATATCAAGCCGCTGCAATTACCAGAAAAGGTGTATTAA
- the hisC gene encoding histidinol-phosphate transaminase, translated as MTKYFRSNVDAMASYVPGEQPPRGTQIIKLNSNENPYPPSPAALEVLRNIDGEWLRRYPEPFGGEFRQAASKVLGIPSNWIIVGNGSDEILSIIIRACTEPGRKVVYPMPTYVLYRTLVEMQAADVLEIPYPEDYSLPLKELIAADASVTFIASPNSPSGHVVPNDDLRKLASQLSGILVIDEAYVDFTESSALDLVQEYDNVIIIRTLSKGYSLAGLRLGFGIANPKLLDGLFKVKDSYNIDAIACAVATAAITDQAYKNACVAKIKISRTQLASDLKKLGFLVWDSQTNFLLVQPPQGNAEYLYQKLKEQKILIRYFKQPGLDDKLRITIGTDEQNQTLVQALTDLLATKHKE; from the coding sequence ATGACGAAATATTTCCGTTCCAATGTTGATGCAATGGCTAGCTATGTCCCTGGCGAACAGCCGCCACGGGGGACACAAATTATAAAACTCAACAGCAACGAAAACCCTTATCCCCCTTCACCAGCAGCATTAGAAGTACTGCGGAATATTGATGGTGAATGGTTGCGACGATATCCTGAACCATTTGGGGGAGAGTTTCGCCAAGCTGCTAGTAAAGTTTTAGGCATTCCTAGCAATTGGATTATCGTTGGTAATGGCAGTGATGAAATTTTAAGCATCATTATTCGCGCCTGTACTGAACCAGGACGCAAGGTAGTTTATCCTATGCCAACTTATGTGTTATATCGCACATTAGTTGAGATGCAAGCAGCAGATGTTTTAGAGATTCCTTACCCAGAAGATTATAGTTTGCCTTTAAAAGAATTAATTGCTGCTGATGCTTCAGTTACATTTATCGCATCTCCTAATAGTCCATCAGGTCATGTAGTTCCAAATGACGATCTGCGAAAATTAGCGAGTCAATTATCTGGGATTTTAGTAATTGATGAAGCCTATGTAGATTTTACAGAATCAAGTGCTTTAGATTTAGTACAGGAATATGACAATGTAATAATTATTCGCACCCTTTCTAAAGGGTATTCTTTAGCTGGATTGCGCTTAGGTTTTGGCATAGCAAATCCCAAGTTATTGGATGGATTATTTAAAGTCAAAGATAGTTATAACATTGATGCGATCGCCTGTGCTGTGGCGACAGCTGCTATCACCGACCAAGCCTATAAAAACGCTTGTGTAGCCAAAATTAAAATCTCCAGAACTCAGCTAGCATCAGATTTGAAGAAATTAGGTTTTCTGGTTTGGGATTCCCAAACAAATTTTTTACTAGTCCAGCCTCCCCAAGGAAATGCAGAATACCTCTATCAAAAACTCAAGGAACAGAAAATTTTAATTCGCTACTTCAAACAACCAGGACTAGATGATAAATTACGCATCACCATTGGTACTGATGAGCAAAATCAAACCTTGGTACAAGCATTAACTGATTTGCTGGCGACTAAACACAAGGAGTAG
- a CDS encoding Rpn family recombination-promoting nuclease/putative transposase, translating into MFDNVCKFLAESFSSDFATWLLNEPVTLTKLSPSELSLEPIRADALILLQSEEIVLHLEFQTKPKADIPFRMCDYRLRVYRRFPHKQMRQVVIYLQPSDSELVYQTEFALENTFHRFEVIRLWEQPTELFLNSPGLLPFATLSQTNNQTRTLEQVAEVIKAINDTRIRSNVAASTAVLAGLALNKDVINRILRSDIMRESVIYQDILQEGLKEGIEQGIVQGIEQKAQEVAKNMLNEGMAIALIARVTGLTVEQVQQLQAQTDDNQPA; encoded by the coding sequence ATGTTTGATAATGTCTGCAAATTTCTAGCCGAATCATTTTCCAGTGATTTTGCAACTTGGCTACTCAACGAACCAGTTACACTCACCAAACTTAGTCCATCAGAATTATCCCTCGAACCTATCCGTGCGGATGCACTAATTTTGTTGCAGTCAGAAGAAATTGTCCTTCATCTTGAATTCCAAACTAAACCTAAAGCCGATATTCCCTTTCGGATGTGTGATTATCGCTTACGGGTGTATCGCAGATTTCCCCATAAGCAAATGCGTCAGGTTGTCATTTATTTACAACCTAGCGATTCTGAGCTAGTTTATCAAACGGAATTTGCCTTAGAAAACACTTTTCATCGATTTGAAGTGATTCGGCTGTGGGAACAGCCAACAGAACTATTTTTGAATTCTCCAGGTTTGTTACCATTTGCAACTTTAAGCCAAACTAACAATCAAACGCGAACTTTAGAACAAGTTGCTGAAGTTATTAAAGCAATCAATGATACCCGAATCCGAAGTAATGTTGCTGCTTCAACAGCAGTATTAGCTGGGCTAGCATTAAATAAAGATGTAATTAATAGAATTTTGCGGAGTGATATTATGCGCGAATCTGTAATTTATCAAGATATTTTACAAGAAGGGCTTAAAGAAGGAATAGAACAAGGTATAGTACAGGGTATTGAGCAAAAAGCGCAAGAGGTTGCTAAAAATATGCTCAATGAGGGAATGGCGATCGCATTAATTGCTCGCGTTACTGGTTTAACGGTTGAGCAAGTTCAACAATTACAGGCTCAAACCGATGATAATCAACCTGCATGA
- a CDS encoding lipid-A-disaccharide synthase, protein MTPVDILILSNGPGEVTTWVRPVVKALREQLGNDRSTVRISVILSPCPHASGKEAAIALSYPEVDRVQGAEYFWQFLFWGKTVENWDWRSRGVVVFLGGDQIFPVIIGKKLGYKTVIYAEWDARWYSFIDRFGVMTPKVAERIPQKYAHKFTVVGDLMLEAQSSLHTQDSGVSTEIIGLLPGSKAAKLAQGVPLTLAIAEYIHAKRPQTKFVIPVAPTLDLQTLASFADSQKNPFVETFGFSGASLIVPEDSQQHPILKTHNGLTIELSQETPAYKLLSQCRICLTTVGANTAELGALGVPMIVLLPTQQLDAMRSWDGLPGLLANLPGLGSTFAKVINWLFLRRKGLLAWPNIWAQSEIVPELVGHLQAPEIGEMVLDLLTNPEKLEQMQLKLRNVRGEAGAAQKLATLVREAIGVL, encoded by the coding sequence ATGACTCCAGTAGATATTCTCATTCTCTCCAATGGCCCAGGGGAAGTAACAACTTGGGTACGTCCAGTAGTGAAAGCATTGCGGGAACAACTGGGTAACGATCGCTCTACTGTGAGGATTTCTGTAATTTTATCCCCCTGTCCTCATGCTAGTGGTAAAGAAGCTGCGATCGCTCTTTCTTACCCAGAAGTTGATAGAGTTCAGGGAGCAGAGTATTTTTGGCAGTTTTTATTCTGGGGAAAAACTGTGGAAAACTGGGATTGGAGAAGTCGCGGAGTCGTGGTTTTTCTCGGTGGCGATCAAATTTTTCCCGTGATCATCGGTAAAAAACTCGGTTATAAGACTGTAATTTACGCCGAATGGGATGCGCGTTGGTACAGCTTCATCGATCGCTTTGGTGTGATGACACCGAAAGTTGCTGAACGTATTCCTCAAAAATATGCTCACAAATTTACTGTTGTGGGTGATTTGATGTTAGAAGCGCAGAGTTCACTTCATACTCAAGACTCAGGAGTCAGCACTGAAATCATTGGTCTATTACCGGGGTCAAAAGCCGCGAAATTAGCCCAGGGAGTACCATTAACATTAGCGATCGCAGAATACATCCACGCTAAAAGGCCCCAAACTAAGTTTGTCATTCCCGTAGCGCCTACTTTAGATTTACAAACTTTAGCTAGTTTTGCTGATTCTCAAAAAAATCCTTTTGTAGAAACTTTTGGCTTCTCTGGTGCTTCCTTAATCGTCCCAGAAGACAGCCAACAGCATCCCATCCTTAAAACACACAACGGCTTAACTATAGAACTTTCACAAGAAACGCCAGCCTATAAATTATTATCTCAATGTCGTATTTGTTTAACGACCGTGGGAGCAAATACAGCCGAACTCGGTGCTTTAGGTGTGCCAATGATTGTTTTACTCCCTACTCAACAACTTGATGCGATGCGTTCTTGGGATGGTTTACCAGGTTTGCTAGCTAATTTACCAGGATTGGGTTCCACCTTTGCCAAAGTTATCAATTGGCTGTTTCTCAGACGCAAAGGTTTATTAGCCTGGCCCAATATTTGGGCCCAGTCAGAAATAGTACCTGAACTCGTGGGACACCTCCAAGCGCCGGAAATTGGAGAAATGGTATTAGATTTATTGACTAATCCCGAAAAATTAGAGCAAATGCAACTCAAGCTACGCAATGTCCGGGGTGAAGCAGGCGCAGCGCAAAAATTAGCAACTTTGGTAAGAGAAGCGATAGGTGTTTTGTAA
- a CDS encoding DUF305 domain-containing protein — MMSKSVIYGVVGLLAGSTITALSVTSSSRAEQNRQLQPAASCVTKTMPHHIVGRQEIDKHFIEMMIPHHQQAVEMADLALQKAKNPEIKKLADAIKTDQTQEIEQMKAWYKQWYGVEVPANSTTMGMRHAQGQGMSRMPMHSPMMGMHISIDSLKNASDFDKEFVRQMIPHHESAVMMAQMVGDRANHTQIRDLAQAIIKSQTAEIQQMQQWYQTWS, encoded by the coding sequence ATGATGAGTAAATCAGTCATCTATGGAGTTGTAGGTTTACTTGCAGGTAGTACTATTACAGCCTTATCAGTAACCTCTAGCAGTAGAGCAGAACAAAATCGTCAATTACAACCTGCTGCATCCTGTGTGACAAAGACTATGCCACATCATATAGTTGGCAGACAGGAGATAGATAAACATTTTATCGAAATGATGATTCCTCACCATCAACAAGCGGTGGAAATGGCAGATTTAGCTTTGCAAAAAGCTAAAAATCCTGAGATTAAAAAATTAGCAGATGCCATTAAAACAGACCAGACTCAAGAAATTGAGCAGATGAAAGCTTGGTATAAACAATGGTATGGCGTTGAAGTTCCTGCGAATTCAACTACTATGGGAATGCGTCACGCTCAAGGTCAAGGGATGTCAAGAATGCCTATGCATTCACCCATGATGGGTATGCATATAAGTATAGATTCATTAAAAAATGCTTCCGACTTTGACAAAGAATTTGTCCGTCAAATGATTCCCCACCATGAATCAGCTGTAATGATGGCACAGATGGTTGGCGATCGTGCTAACCATACACAAATTCGTGACCTCGCTCAAGCTATCATCAAATCGCAAACTGCTGAAATTCAGCAAATGCAGCAATGGTATCAAACCTGGTCTTGA
- a CDS encoding heavy-metal-associated domain-containing protein: MTLQLTVPNMACSACANNITNALKAVDANANIQADPKTKLVSIETQASETAIKEALAAAGYPAA; this comes from the coding sequence ATGACACTTCAACTCACTGTTCCCAACATGGCTTGTTCGGCTTGTGCAAACAATATTACCAATGCACTCAAAGCAGTCGATGCCAATGCTAATATTCAAGCAGATCCTAAAACTAAGCTTGTGAGTATAGAGACTCAAGCTTCAGAAACAGCAATTAAAGAAGCATTAGCAGCTGCTGGCTATCCAGCAGCCTAA
- a CDS encoding aromatic ring-hydroxylating dioxygenase subunit alpha, producing MNFNSQNVNPKRKSKTFNNPERFIEGWYWAIPSHHLRVGEVKAITLLGRELVIYRGKDKKAITFDAYCPHLGAHLAEGKVEGNELRCFFHHWKFDREGFCVDIPCLEEALPIKLNAWPTAEKYGMIWVWTGEIPLQPLPFIPELEQKDCDVAIVSHFVTKCHPNVVIVNGIDSQHFNTVHKLPLDRTFEKEELNQNAIIFSNSTRGSENSWLIKLIRPFYKNAITYSICYWYGSTSIVTVGTDFLHLHIMFTLRLLEGGKAEGRTILMMQKRKGIFGRVCNQFVLWLVSILGQDFFKGDSRIFETIKFDLKTPLKIDQPIIQFVNHLERQTALCWGSWQQARSLRDVEIKDNRDKWRDALND from the coding sequence ATGAACTTTAACTCGCAGAATGTTAACCCAAAGCGTAAGTCTAAAACTTTCAATAACCCAGAACGTTTTATAGAGGGGTGGTATTGGGCAATTCCTTCTCATCATCTGCGGGTAGGTGAAGTAAAAGCTATCACTTTATTAGGCAGAGAGCTAGTAATTTATCGAGGAAAAGACAAAAAAGCAATTACCTTTGATGCCTATTGTCCTCATTTGGGCGCTCATTTAGCTGAAGGTAAAGTTGAAGGTAATGAACTGCGCTGTTTTTTCCACCATTGGAAGTTTGATCGTGAAGGATTTTGTGTTGATATACCTTGTTTAGAGGAAGCACTTCCTATAAAGTTAAATGCTTGGCCTACCGCCGAAAAATACGGCATGATTTGGGTTTGGACTGGAGAAATTCCCCTACAGCCTTTACCTTTTATTCCTGAGTTAGAACAAAAAGATTGTGATGTAGCAATAGTTAGTCATTTTGTAACTAAATGTCATCCCAATGTGGTGATTGTTAATGGCATTGATAGCCAACATTTCAATACAGTTCACAAGCTACCCTTAGACAGAACCTTTGAAAAAGAAGAACTCAATCAAAATGCGATTATTTTTAGCAATAGTACAAGAGGTAGCGAAAACTCATGGTTGATTAAGCTAATTCGTCCTTTCTACAAAAATGCCATTACCTATAGTATTTGCTATTGGTACGGTAGCACTAGCATTGTGACGGTTGGCACCGATTTTTTGCACTTGCATATTATGTTTACCTTACGCCTGCTTGAGGGGGGAAAGGCTGAAGGGAGAACGATATTAATGATGCAGAAACGTAAAGGAATTTTTGGTAGGGTATGCAATCAATTTGTGCTATGGCTAGTCAGCATATTGGGTCAGGATTTTTTCAAGGGTGATTCTAGAATTTTTGAGACAATTAAGTTTGATTTAAAAACTCCACTCAAAATAGATCAGCCAATCATACAGTTTGTCAACCATCTAGAAAGGCAAACAGCACTGTGTTGGGGAAGTTGGCAACAAGCGCGATCGCTTCGTGATGTAGAAATCAAAGACAATCGAGATAAATGGCGAGATGCGTTGAATGACTAA
- a CDS encoding phosphatase PAP2 family protein: MEGTNKANPEGFWPLNFLKKLLIAHWRSLLILLIGVYLPFQLFELLAVKVWQNAGGFPWDVPILLAIHSQAIPQLDVIAVILTKLGSFWTALPIFTAIAIVFWQKRWWRSLTYLLTTAFGSLIINRTAKELMHRVRPQLWVSGAPEFDYAFPSGHAMTSMTLVVVLVILSKDKPWRWLVMLFGGLYVLAIAWTRLYLGVHFPSDILAGWMVAIAWSIGVSLIIKPHLIATNPLNNVQPVEETSLLPKEKQVLAED, translated from the coding sequence ATGGAAGGGACAAATAAAGCTAATCCAGAAGGTTTTTGGCCGCTGAATTTTCTCAAAAAGCTGCTTATAGCTCATTGGCGTTCTTTATTAATCTTGTTAATAGGAGTTTATTTACCTTTTCAGCTATTTGAACTTTTGGCAGTTAAGGTATGGCAGAATGCAGGCGGTTTTCCTTGGGATGTGCCGATATTGCTGGCAATTCATTCTCAAGCAATACCACAATTGGATGTCATAGCAGTCATCCTCACAAAGTTGGGGTCTTTTTGGACTGCATTACCCATATTTACTGCGATCGCCATCGTATTCTGGCAAAAACGCTGGTGGCGATCGCTGACTTATTTACTCACCACCGCATTCGGAAGTCTGATTATCAACCGCACTGCTAAAGAATTAATGCATCGAGTCCGTCCGCAACTATGGGTGTCTGGTGCGCCGGAATTTGATTATGCATTTCCCAGTGGTCATGCTATGACGAGTATGACTCTGGTAGTAGTTTTAGTAATTTTGAGCAAGGATAAACCCTGGCGCTGGTTAGTTATGCTTTTTGGCGGTTTATATGTCTTGGCGATCGCTTGGACAAGGCTTTATTTAGGGGTTCACTTCCCCAGTGATATTTTGGCAGGTTGGATGGTTGCGATCGCCTGGTCAATCGGAGTTAGTTTAATTATCAAGCCTCACCTGATTGCAACTAACCCCTTAAATAATGTTCAACCTGTAGAAGAAACTTCTTTATTACCAAAAGAAAAACAAGTTTTAGCAGAAGATTGA